GTACCACCCCGCTTGGCGGTCAGGATCGACCGCCCGCTCATTGCCGGCTGTGACGGGCCGCACCCGTCCGGTTCTACTGGGCCGGTTGCCCGGCTGTTCTTCCGGAGGCTCACCGGTGATGGCCGGGTCATCGCCTTACGGTGCTCAACGATACAAGACCACCCCACCACCCCGCCCCCGAGTAATCCCACCCACCCCGGCCCGCACCCCGGCCTCACCCCACCCCGACCCGGTTGATCATGAAGTTGTTGCCCGCCGCAGCGGCGTGTCGTGACAACAGCTTCATGATCAACGCAGGAAGGGCGGGGTTAGGGGGGCGGGCGGGAGGGTGGTGGACCAGAGGGAGGCGCCGTCGCGGTTGACCCCGTCGGTCTACCGGCCGGAGATTGCCGCGATCGGCGGTCCGGGTGACGCGGGTCGGAACGCCGGTTGTCCGGACGGGACGGGGTGCGGTCGGCGCGGCTTGACCCCGGTGGCGCGCTCGCGCAAACTTCGCCGGTGCGTTCGCTGCGATACGACGAATTCCAGGCCATGCGCCGATTCCCCGCGCTGGACGGGCTGCGGGCTCTGGCCGCTGTCATGGTCATCGCCTTCCACTACGGCGGCCCGTCCTGGAAGTGGCTGACCGGCTGGATCGGCGTACACCTGTTCTTCGTGCTCTCCGGCTTCCTGATCACGACGTTGCTGCTGCGCGAGGAGCACCGCTACGGCAAGGTCTCGCTGCGCGCGTTCTACCTGCGGCGGTTCTTCCGGATCATGCCGGTCTACCTGGTGGTGCTATTCCTGTACTGGGGGCTGGCCCGGATCAACGGCACCGCCGAATCGGTCGAGCGGGGAATGAAGTACTACCTGCTCTTCCTCAATGAACTTCTGGCGCCGGACGCACCGTTCCTGCACTCCTGGACGATCGGCATCGAGCAGAAGTTCTACCTGTTCTGGCCGGCCATCGCCTTCGTGGCGGTCGCCGCCGTCTTCCGCCGCCGCCTGGTGCTGACGCTCTGCCTGCTCGTAGTTCTCATCGCACTGATCCCGCCGGACATCGCCTGGCTGAACTGGCCGATCCACTACGTGGCGATCCTGCTCGGCTGCCTGGCGGCGATCATCATGCACAACCCCCGAGGCTTCGCCCTGATCCGGCCGCTGACCCACCCGGTGACCGCCACCGTCGTCATCCTGGCGTTCGTCGTGGTCCAGGTGTGCGTGCAGTTCTGGCCCACCCGCCTCGGTCAGGAGGCGTTGATCGGCAGCTACGCCGCGGCGACAGCGGTGCTGCTGCCGGCCCTGCTCTCCCGCAGCGTGCTCGCCCGCGGGCTGGGGTTGCGACCACTGGTCTTCGTCGGCGAACGCTCGTACTCGTTGTATCTGATCCAGGCGATCGCCGCGCGGGCGGCGGCCGGAATGATGCCCGCGATCGCGGGCCGCAACACCGCCTTCTTCGTAGCGACGACGGTGGTGGCGCTGCTCTTCGCCGACCTGATGTACCGGTGGATCGAAGTGCCCCTGATCGAGGTGGGCCGGCGGCTGGCCGCCCGGGTGACCCGGCGCGGTCCGCACGGCAGCGACAGCACCGGTCAGCCCGGTACGACAGGTGACGTCGCTGAGACTCGCACGGCCGCGCTGATCCCCCGTCAACGTGAGGTGCTGGCGGACACCGTCCCGGCGCCGCGCGGCTGACCTCGTCCCGGTCCGCCCCGACGGCATGAGCGGGCTCACACCCGCCGGCTGTCACGGCGCACCCCGGCCGACCGTCGTGAGGGTGTCGGACCGATCAGGGAGGTTGTCATGCAACGGATGAACCCGTCCGAGGTGGTACCGCAGGCGTACAAGGCCGTGATGGGGTTGGAGAAGTACGTCCAGACGAACGTCGACCACACCGTGCTGGAGCTGATCAAGCTCCGGGCGTCGATGATCAACGGATGCGCGTTCTGCGTGGACATGCACAGCCGGGACGCGCTCGCCAGCGGGGAGTCGAGCCGCCGGCTGTTCGCGGTCGCCGCCTGGCGGGAGGCCCCGTTCTTCGACGAGCGGGAGCGGGCCGCTCTGGCGCTCACCGACGCGGTCACCAAGCTCGGTGAGCACGGGGTGCCCGACGAGGTGTGGGATGACGCCGCGAAAGTCTGGTCGGAGAAGGAACTGGCCGACCTCGTCGTCGCGATCGCCACAATCAACGTGTGGAATCGGATCGGCGTGACGATGCGGTTGGAGCCTCCGGCCCAGGCGTGACCACCACCGAGGCAGCAGAGGCGGCCGGTGCGCTCCAGGCGCACCGGCCGATGCTGCTTGGGCTCGCGTACCGCCTGCTGGGCAGCCGGCACGACGCGGAGGACGTGCTCCAGGAGACATACCTGCGGTGGCTGGGTGTGGACCGCTCGACGGTCGAGGAGCCGCGCCGGTACCTGTCCCGGGTGGTCACCCGTCTGGCTCTGGACCGGTTGCGGGCCCGGCAGGCGGCCCGCGAGACGTACGTGGGCACGTGGCTGCCCGAGCCGGTCCCGACCACGCCCTCGCCGTTCGGGCCGTTGGACCGCGTGGAACTACGCGACTCGCTATCCACCGCGTTGTTGCACGTCCTGGAGCGGCTCACCCCGCCCGAGCGGGCGGTCTACGTCCTGCACACGGCCTTCGAGCTGCCGTACGCCGAGATCGCCGAGATCCTGGACCGGTCCGTTGAAGACTGTCGGCAGCTGCACCACCGGGCGACCGCCCGGGTACGGCAGGAGCAGCGCCGGTTCACCGCCAGCCGGCTCGACCGGGAGCGGTTGCTGGAGGCGTTCCTCGCTGCCGCCCGCGACGGTGATCTGGCGACGCTCACCGACCTGGTCGCCTCGGACGCCACCGCATGGAACGACGGCGGTGGTCGGGTACGGTCCGCCCTCAACCCGGTCCTGGGCGCGGACCGGATCGCCCGGTTCTACGCTGGGATCTACGGCCCCCGCCGTCGGTGGACGATGCGCCCCCTGGAACTCAACGGGGAACCCGCCGCTCTGCTGACCAACGCGAACGGCAACCACTACACGCTGACCGTCGCCGCGGCCGACGGTCGGATCACCGGGATCTACGTGGTCGGCAACCCGGCGAAACTGCCGCCGGTCGACTGAACCCCGGCGCCGCCGGTCGGCCCCGGCCGGTGCGCGGGCGTCAGCCCAGCTCGGGGAACCAGAGCGCGATCTCGCGCTTGGCGCTGTCCGTCGAGTCGGAGGCGTGCACCAGGTTCTCCCGGTTGGACAGGGACAGGTCACCCCGGATGGTGCCAGCGGCGGCCTTGCGCCCGTCGGTGGCACCGACCAGCCCACGGACCACGTCGATGACCTGGTCGCCGGAGAGCACCAGGGCGACCAGCGGGCCGCCGGTCATGAAGTCCTTCAGCGGCGGGTAGAACGCCTTGTCGACGTGCTCGGCGTAGTGCTCGTCGGCGAGCGCGGCGTCCATCGTCCGGTGCGCCATCGCGTCGATCCGCAGCCCCTTGCGCTCGAAGCGGGAGAGGACCTCGCCGACCAGGCCGCGGCGAACCGCGTCGGGCTTGATCAGAACGAGGCTGCGCTCATCCGGGCTGTTGCTGGACACGCTGGGTTCCTCCTGTACGCGCTGAACGCTTGGGGTCGGTACGGTCAGCCTAGCGACCCGGTCCCGGCGCCGGCGCGGCGGCCGGTCCTTCCTCCGGTGGCCGATCCGGCCTAGCCTGGCCCTGACCCCCGGGAGGTCCACTGTGGCGAATGGCGGGAACCGACCCATCGCGCCGGTACGCAAGCTGATCGGCACGGTGCTGGGCACCGTGGCCACGTTCGTCGTCCTCTTCGGGCTGGGCATGACCAGTTGGGCCATCGTGGCCCTCGGGGTCGCCCTGCTGGTGCTGGCGATCGCGCTGGCGACCGTACGGGGCGGCGGGCGCACCTGGGTGATCGGCGTCGGGCACGTACACAGCGCGTCCGAACCACCCACCCAGTACGCGTTCGGCCGCTGCGAGCTGCAACTGGTGATCGACGCGCCTGGTCTGCCGCCGCGATCCAAGAAAATCATCGAGCCGCGGGTGCCGGTGTCCAAGTGGCCGACGCTGGGCCAGACCCTGCCGATCCGGGTCGCGTTGGATGACCAGCGGCACGTCAAGGTCCTCTGGGACGAGGTGCCGACCCACGCCGAAACCGCCGCCGCCGTCGCCGACCTCCCCCCGGAGTTCGCCGACGCCGACGCGATGGACGAGGTGCTGATCCAGCAGGATGCCCCGCCGTGGGCCGACCGCGCGCCGGACGACGACTTCCGGGACGACTTCCGGGACCCGCTCGGCGACCCGCTGCGTGACCCGCTTGGCCCGGACCACCTGCGCCCCGACCACCTCCGCAGCGACGCTCTGCGCCCCGACCACCTGCGCGACGACCCGGGCGTCGTGCCCGAGGAGCGCGAGCCTGTGGTGATGCACCAGAGTCCGGGCGGCCCGGTGGTCTTGGAGGGCGTCCTCGTCGAGCAGGCCAGTGGTGGGCTGCCCCGGCGGGCCACCCCGGCACCGCGCCCACCCGCCGAGGAGCGCTTCGACGAGCCCGCCGCCGACCGGTTCGACCTGCCGGAAGACGACCGGGTGGGCCCCGCGCCCGCCGCGGAGCGCGTCGACGAGCCCTCGGCGCAGCG
The window above is part of the Micromonospora sp. LH3U1 genome. Proteins encoded here:
- a CDS encoding acyltransferase family protein, yielding MRSLRYDEFQAMRRFPALDGLRALAAVMVIAFHYGGPSWKWLTGWIGVHLFFVLSGFLITTLLLREEHRYGKVSLRAFYLRRFFRIMPVYLVVLFLYWGLARINGTAESVERGMKYYLLFLNELLAPDAPFLHSWTIGIEQKFYLFWPAIAFVAVAAVFRRRLVLTLCLLVVLIALIPPDIAWLNWPIHYVAILLGCLAAIIMHNPRGFALIRPLTHPVTATVVILAFVVVQVCVQFWPTRLGQEALIGSYAAATAVLLPALLSRSVLARGLGLRPLVFVGERSYSLYLIQAIAARAAAGMMPAIAGRNTAFFVATTVVALLFADLMYRWIEVPLIEVGRRLAARVTRRGPHGSDSTGQPGTTGDVAETRTAALIPRQREVLADTVPAPRG
- a CDS encoding carboxymuconolactone decarboxylase family protein, whose product is MQRMNPSEVVPQAYKAVMGLEKYVQTNVDHTVLELIKLRASMINGCAFCVDMHSRDALASGESSRRLFAVAAWREAPFFDERERAALALTDAVTKLGEHGVPDEVWDDAAKVWSEKELADLVVAIATINVWNRIGVTMRLEPPAQA
- the sigJ gene encoding RNA polymerase sigma factor SigJ, with amino-acid sequence MTTTEAAEAAGALQAHRPMLLGLAYRLLGSRHDAEDVLQETYLRWLGVDRSTVEEPRRYLSRVVTRLALDRLRARQAARETYVGTWLPEPVPTTPSPFGPLDRVELRDSLSTALLHVLERLTPPERAVYVLHTAFELPYAEIAEILDRSVEDCRQLHHRATARVRQEQRRFTASRLDRERLLEAFLAAARDGDLATLTDLVASDATAWNDGGGRVRSALNPVLGADRIARFYAGIYGPRRRWTMRPLELNGEPAALLTNANGNHYTLTVAAADGRITGIYVVGNPAKLPPVD
- the ndk gene encoding nucleoside-diphosphate kinase; this translates as MSSNSPDERSLVLIKPDAVRRGLVGEVLSRFERKGLRIDAMAHRTMDAALADEHYAEHVDKAFYPPLKDFMTGGPLVALVLSGDQVIDVVRGLVGATDGRKAAAGTIRGDLSLSNRENLVHASDSTDSAKREIALWFPELG
- a CDS encoding VOC family protein, with the protein product MANGGNRPIAPVRKLIGTVLGTVATFVVLFGLGMTSWAIVALGVALLVLAIALATVRGGGRTWVIGVGHVHSASEPPTQYAFGRCELQLVIDAPGLPPRSKKIIEPRVPVSKWPTLGQTLPIRVALDDQRHVKVLWDEVPTHAETAAAVADLPPEFADADAMDEVLIQQDAPPWADRAPDDDFRDDFRDPLGDPLRDPLGPDHLRPDHLRSDALRPDHLRDDPGVVPEEREPVVMHQSPGGPVVLEGVLVEQASGGLPRRATPAPRPPAEERFDEPAADRFDLPEDDRVGPAPAAERVDEPSAQRFDPPPAQRSGPGAADPLDPLDLPLDDPSPAGAARETITDEELDKAIFGFDAGAAADPAAPISGVGLTLLVTDLSRSLGFYRDVLGFSEVDQGAGNAILASGTTRLVLREVTGAAPISRRLVHVNLEVNDIEAAYERLRESGVRFTYAPRVVNRGTKLEVWAAAFRDPDGHGIALTQWRERADA